The following are from one region of the Advenella mimigardefordensis DPN7 genome:
- a CDS encoding acetyl/propionyl/methylcrotonyl-CoA carboxylase subunit alpha, whose amino-acid sequence MFHTILIANRGEIACRVAATARRMGIRTVAVYSDADANAAHVHACDESVHIGAAEPRASYLLSDVILNAARDTGAQAIHPGYGFLSENEAFAQACGQSGITFIGPPASAIAAMGSKSAAKSLMEQAGVPLVPGYHGKDQDPTLLHQEADRIGYPVLIKASAGGGGKGMRVVNSSEEFAAALASCKREAISSFGDDMVLIERYLTKPRHIEIQVFADSQGNAVYLFERDCSVQRRHQKVIEEAPAPGMTEERRRQMGEAAVAAAKAVGYVGAGTVEFIAEPDGRFYFMEMNTRLQVEHPVTEMITGLDLVEWQLRVAAGQPLPLTQEQLTMQGHAIEARIYAENPDTGFLPSIGTLSHLRLPEHVTFRNGTVRVDGGVGQGDTISPYYDPMIAKLIVWGENREQAIARMHTALAETQVVGVRTNLAFLGRLMENTAFATADLDTGLIEKNREQLLPEHSEATIPALACVAATWISAQGQTGHSTNRHARSSDPWDSTDGWRLSGSYQQTLQLQDGESTHTLQMQRADGQWQLVHQERNYPLSWSAEQDGASWHTQVHLDGRNYRGTVVREGEQAWLFGTGQTGGTRIFGLPDILRHAADESADHGGNLTAPMPGKIISLSVKAGDTVKKGDALMVMEAMKMEHAITAPASGVVEEVFFAVGDQVSDGAELIRIEEE is encoded by the coding sequence ATGTTTCATACCATTCTGATTGCCAATCGCGGCGAAATCGCCTGCCGTGTGGCAGCCACTGCCCGCCGTATGGGCATTCGCACTGTCGCGGTATACTCTGATGCTGATGCCAACGCCGCACATGTCCATGCCTGCGATGAATCGGTGCATATCGGCGCTGCCGAGCCTCGCGCCAGCTATCTGCTAAGCGATGTAATCCTCAATGCCGCCCGTGATACCGGTGCCCAGGCGATCCATCCCGGCTATGGCTTTCTGTCCGAAAACGAAGCCTTTGCCCAGGCCTGCGGCCAGTCCGGCATCACGTTTATCGGACCACCGGCCTCGGCCATTGCCGCCATGGGCAGCAAGTCTGCCGCCAAGTCCCTGATGGAACAGGCCGGTGTCCCGCTGGTACCCGGCTATCACGGCAAAGATCAGGACCCCACCCTGTTGCACCAGGAAGCCGACCGCATCGGCTATCCGGTACTGATCAAGGCCAGTGCCGGCGGTGGCGGCAAAGGCATGCGCGTGGTCAACAGCTCAGAAGAATTCGCCGCTGCTCTGGCCTCATGTAAACGGGAAGCGATCAGCAGCTTTGGCGACGATATGGTATTGATCGAACGCTATCTGACCAAACCACGCCATATCGAAATCCAGGTCTTTGCCGACAGCCAGGGCAATGCCGTATATCTGTTTGAACGTGACTGCTCCGTGCAGCGCCGCCACCAGAAAGTGATCGAAGAAGCCCCGGCACCGGGCATGACTGAAGAACGCCGCAGGCAAATGGGTGAAGCGGCCGTCGCGGCCGCCAAGGCCGTGGGCTATGTGGGCGCAGGTACGGTCGAATTCATCGCCGAACCCGACGGCCGCTTCTACTTCATGGAAATGAATACCCGCCTGCAGGTGGAACACCCCGTCACGGAAATGATTACCGGGCTGGATCTGGTCGAATGGCAATTGCGCGTTGCAGCCGGGCAACCCCTGCCATTGACGCAAGAACAGCTGACCATGCAAGGCCACGCCATTGAAGCACGTATCTACGCCGAAAACCCGGACACCGGCTTTCTGCCGTCCATCGGTACGCTAAGCCACCTGCGCCTGCCCGAACATGTCACGTTCCGCAACGGTACCGTCAGGGTCGACGGTGGGGTCGGCCAGGGCGATACCATCTCGCCCTATTACGACCCCATGATCGCCAAGCTGATTGTCTGGGGTGAAAACCGGGAACAGGCCATTGCCCGCATGCATACCGCGCTCGCAGAAACCCAGGTAGTTGGCGTGCGCACCAATCTGGCGTTTCTGGGCAGGCTCATGGAGAACACGGCGTTCGCCACCGCAGACCTGGATACAGGACTGATTGAAAAAAACCGCGAGCAATTGCTGCCTGAACACAGCGAAGCCACGATACCCGCGCTGGCCTGCGTGGCCGCAACCTGGATCAGCGCCCAGGGCCAAACCGGACACAGCACCAACCGGCACGCTCGCAGCAGCGATCCATGGGATAGCACCGACGGCTGGCGCCTGTCGGGTTCCTATCAACAAACCCTGCAATTGCAGGACGGCGAGAGCACCCACACGCTGCAAATGCAGCGCGCTGATGGTCAGTGGCAACTGGTGCATCAGGAGCGCAACTATCCCCTGTCATGGTCTGCCGAGCAGGACGGTGCCAGCTGGCACACCCAGGTCCATCTGGATGGCCGCAATTATCGTGGCACCGTGGTGCGCGAAGGCGAACAGGCCTGGTTGTTTGGCACCGGACAAACCGGCGGCACCCGTATTTTTGGCCTGCCGGATATACTGCGCCACGCCGCCGACGAGAGCGCAGACCATGGCGGCAATCTGACCGCCCCCATGCCCGGCAAAATCATCTCGCTGTCAGTCAAGGCCGGCGATACCGTCAAAAAAGGCGATGCACTGATGGTGATGGAGGCCATGAAAATGGAACATGCGATTACCGCCCCTGCCTCAGGGGTTGTTGAAGAGGTGTTCTTTGCGGTTGGCGACCAGGTATCGGATGGGGCGGAATTGATCCGGATTGAAGAAGAGTAG
- a CDS encoding carboxyl transferase domain-containing protein: MPVITTKINARSEGFLENAQAMQQQIDDLKRHLEQAALGGSESARNKHVARGKLLPRERVERLLDPGSAFLELSPMAAHGMYDDEAPGAGVITGIGRVNGIECVIVCNDATVKGGTYYPMTVKKHLRAQEIAQQNRLPCIYLVDSGGANLPRQDMVFPDRDHFGRIFYNQAVMSSMGIAQIAVVMGSCTAGGAYVPAMSDESIIVKNQGTIFLGGPPLVKAATGEIVSAEDLGGGDVHTRLSGVVDHLANSDLHALQLARDTVARLNIKKDIPLKLQPVREPLYDPTELNGIIPADTRKPYDVREVIARIVDGSEFDEFKARFGTTLVTGFAHLHGMPVGIIANNGILFSEAAQKGAHFIELCCQRKIPLIFLQNITGFMVGRKYENEGIARHGAKMVTAVSTASVPKITVLIGGSFGAGNYGMCGRAFNPRMLFMWPNARISVMGGEQAASVLSTIRRDGIEAKGGTWSADEEEQFKAPIRDQYEREGHPYYATARLWDDGIIQPADTRRVLALSLSAALNAPIEDTRFGVFRI, translated from the coding sequence ATGCCCGTTATCACTACTAAAATTAATGCCCGTTCCGAAGGCTTTCTGGAAAACGCTCAGGCAATGCAGCAACAGATTGATGATCTGAAGCGGCATCTGGAACAGGCCGCATTGGGCGGCAGCGAAAGTGCCCGCAACAAACACGTCGCGCGTGGCAAATTACTGCCGCGTGAACGGGTTGAACGTCTGCTGGATCCTGGTTCGGCCTTTCTGGAACTCTCGCCCATGGCTGCTCACGGCATGTATGACGACGAAGCGCCAGGCGCAGGGGTGATCACGGGCATTGGCCGGGTCAATGGCATTGAATGCGTGATTGTCTGTAACGATGCCACCGTCAAGGGCGGTACCTACTATCCCATGACAGTCAAAAAACACCTGCGGGCTCAGGAGATTGCCCAGCAGAATCGCCTGCCCTGCATTTATCTGGTGGATTCGGGCGGTGCCAACCTGCCGCGCCAGGACATGGTCTTTCCCGACAGGGATCATTTCGGTCGGATCTTTTACAATCAGGCCGTGATGTCCTCCATGGGCATTGCACAAATTGCCGTTGTCATGGGTTCGTGCACAGCCGGCGGCGCCTATGTGCCTGCCATGAGCGATGAATCCATCATCGTCAAAAACCAGGGCACGATTTTTCTGGGTGGCCCGCCACTGGTCAAGGCCGCGACAGGCGAAATCGTCTCGGCCGAAGATCTGGGCGGCGGCGATGTGCACACACGCCTGTCGGGCGTGGTCGATCATCTGGCCAATAGCGATCTGCATGCCCTGCAACTGGCGCGCGATACAGTTGCACGCCTGAACATCAAAAAAGATATCCCTCTGAAACTGCAACCCGTGCGAGAACCGCTGTACGATCCCACAGAGCTGAACGGCATTATTCCCGCCGACACCCGCAAGCCTTACGACGTGCGCGAAGTGATCGCGCGCATTGTAGACGGCTCCGAATTCGATGAGTTCAAGGCCCGCTTTGGGACCACGCTGGTCACCGGCTTTGCCCATCTGCATGGCATGCCGGTAGGCATCATCGCCAACAACGGTATTCTGTTTTCCGAAGCGGCGCAAAAAGGCGCGCACTTTATTGAGCTGTGCTGTCAGCGCAAAATCCCGCTGATCTTTTTGCAGAACATCACCGGCTTTATGGTGGGTCGCAAATACGAAAACGAAGGCATTGCCCGTCACGGCGCCAAAATGGTGACCGCCGTGTCCACCGCATCCGTTCCCAAAATCACCGTGCTCATCGGCGGCTCTTTCGGCGCCGGCAACTATGGTATGTGTGGCCGCGCCTTCAATCCGCGCATGCTCTTCATGTGGCCCAACGCCCGTATTTCAGTGATGGGGGGCGAACAGGCAGCGAGCGTGCTGTCTACCATCCGTCGCGATGGCATCGAGGCCAAAGGCGGCACCTGGTCTGCCGACGAAGAAGAACAATTCAAGGCGCCGATACGTGACCAATACGAGCGCGAAGGGCACCCTTACTATGCCACGGCACGCCTGTGGGATGACGGCATTATCCAGCCCGCCGATACGCGCCGCGTTCTGGCGCTCAGCCTGTCCGCAGCCCTGAACGCCCCGATAGAAGACACCCGTTTCGGCGTGTTCCGCATCTGA
- a CDS encoding acetyl-CoA C-acyltransferase, with protein MNDPIVIVSAARTPMGAMMGSLSGLAAHQLGATAIRAAVERAGIKAEDVQEVILGNVLQAGQGQAPARQAALGGGLPKSVACTTIHKVCGSGLKAAMLAHDLLLAGSADVVVAGGQESMSNAPYLLLKGRQGYRYGHSTVYDHMAMDGLEDAYQRGTAMGVFAEQCADKYTFTREEQDAFSIESLRRANAAIADGSFEWEIAPVTVSGRGGDTIVSTDESPGKAKPEKIPALKPAFKKDGSVTAANSSSISDGAAALVIMRESTAKKLGATPLARIVGHSQHSHEPEWFTTAPVGAIKKLLDKLSWSKDEVDLYEINEAFAVVTMAAMKELELEHAKVNIHGGATALGHPIGASGARILTTLLGALRKTKGKRGIATLCIGGGEAVALAVEMI; from the coding sequence ATGAATGATCCTATCGTAATCGTTTCTGCTGCCCGCACGCCCATGGGAGCCATGATGGGCAGCCTATCCGGGCTGGCCGCGCACCAACTGGGCGCCACCGCCATCCGCGCTGCGGTAGAACGTGCTGGCATCAAGGCTGAAGACGTACAGGAAGTAATCCTGGGTAACGTACTGCAGGCCGGACAAGGTCAGGCGCCGGCACGTCAGGCCGCACTGGGCGGCGGGTTGCCTAAAAGCGTGGCTTGCACGACCATTCATAAAGTTTGCGGTTCAGGCCTGAAAGCCGCCATGCTGGCGCATGACCTGCTGCTGGCCGGCAGCGCCGATGTTGTGGTTGCCGGTGGTCAGGAAAGCATGAGCAACGCGCCCTATTTGCTGCTCAAAGGTCGTCAGGGCTATCGCTATGGCCACTCTACCGTCTACGACCATATGGCCATGGACGGCCTGGAAGATGCCTACCAGCGCGGTACCGCCATGGGCGTCTTTGCAGAACAATGTGCAGACAAATACACCTTCACCCGCGAAGAACAGGATGCCTTTTCTATCGAATCACTCCGTCGCGCCAATGCTGCCATTGCCGACGGCAGCTTCGAGTGGGAAATTGCGCCTGTCACCGTCAGCGGCCGGGGTGGCGACACGATCGTCAGCACCGACGAGTCACCCGGCAAAGCCAAGCCAGAAAAAATTCCTGCCCTCAAGCCTGCGTTCAAAAAAGACGGCTCGGTCACAGCGGCCAACTCATCGTCCATTTCCGATGGTGCCGCGGCGCTGGTCATCATGCGTGAATCCACAGCCAAAAAACTCGGCGCAACGCCGCTGGCACGTATCGTCGGCCATTCGCAGCACTCACATGAACCAGAATGGTTTACCACTGCACCGGTAGGCGCCATCAAAAAGCTGCTGGACAAACTGTCCTGGAGCAAAGACGAGGTTGATCTTTACGAAATCAACGAAGCCTTTGCCGTTGTCACCATGGCCGCAATGAAAGAACTGGAACTGGAGCACGCCAAAGTCAATATTCATGGCGGCGCCACCGCGCTGGGTCATCCCATCGGCGCATCCGGCGCCCGGATTCTGACGACATTGCTGGGCGCGCTGCGCAAAACCAAAGGCAAACGCGGTATCGCAACATTGTGCATCGGCGGCGGCGAAGCCGTTGCACTCGCTGTTGAAATGATCTGA
- the aceK gene encoding bifunctional isocitrate dehydrogenase kinase/phosphatase, whose protein sequence is MPLTADHQQVRQVDPPVPEPSALAAEILAGFNRHYSLFRFVAQRAKALFESHDWHGMQRVNRERIDYYDTRVRECTRQITQLLDRTRMAMQDPRLGNAAFTEEQSQYWQDIKQAFTQLLLEHSQPECAETFFNSVCSRIMHRDYFHNDYLFVRPAVATDYIDAQGSSYRVYYPHTHGIVATVIDMVADFGLALPYHDLPADARLVARRAVGVLRREIIKTGGSRIAPDCQIHVLRSLFFRNKGAYIIGRFINNGQLYPFSIPLLHTPAHEVRLHALLHTRADISTLFSFTRAYFLVDMETPSSYVSFLQTLMPAKPKAELYTAIGLQKQGKTLFYRDFLHHLTHSTDTFDIAPGIEGMVMTVFTLGSYPYVFKLIRDKIRKDGMEHKTVRQKYQMVKLHDRVGRMADTWEYSLVALPRHRFSEALLKELRTEVPSLIEETETAIVFRHVYIERRMTPLNLYLNRASDAALEDAVRGYGDAIAELAAANIFAGDMLYKNFGVTRLGRVVFYDYDEIQPVTEMVFRRIPPAPNEEAEMSDEPWYAVHPNDVFPEEFERFLLGDPRVRRAFLKYHAPLLDYQWWQNRQSRVASGKIEDIFPYPAERCLHIADVPRQPNSLKEST, encoded by the coding sequence ATGCCGCTCACCGCAGATCACCAGCAAGTCCGACAAGTCGACCCTCCCGTGCCGGAGCCATCCGCACTGGCCGCAGAAATTCTGGCCGGCTTCAACCGGCACTATTCGCTGTTTCGCTTTGTCGCGCAACGCGCCAAAGCGCTGTTTGAATCACACGACTGGCACGGTATGCAGCGGGTCAACCGCGAGCGGATAGACTATTACGATACGCGGGTGCGCGAGTGCACGCGGCAAATTACCCAATTGCTGGACCGGACCCGCATGGCCATGCAGGATCCGCGGCTGGGCAATGCCGCCTTTACCGAAGAACAAAGTCAGTACTGGCAGGATATCAAACAGGCCTTTACCCAACTGCTGCTGGAGCACAGCCAGCCCGAATGCGCCGAGACCTTCTTCAATTCGGTGTGCAGCCGGATCATGCACCGCGACTATTTCCACAACGATTATCTGTTTGTGCGCCCCGCCGTGGCCACCGATTATATTGATGCTCAGGGCAGCTCCTATCGGGTCTACTACCCGCACACCCACGGCATTGTGGCCACCGTCATCGACATGGTGGCCGACTTCGGGCTGGCCCTGCCCTATCATGACCTGCCCGCAGATGCCCGCCTGGTGGCCCGCCGTGCCGTCGGCGTGCTGCGCCGGGAGATCATCAAAACCGGTGGCTCACGCATTGCTCCCGACTGCCAGATTCATGTATTGCGCAGTCTTTTTTTCCGCAACAAGGGCGCCTATATCATAGGCCGTTTCATCAATAACGGGCAGCTCTATCCGTTTTCCATTCCACTGCTGCATACGCCGGCGCATGAAGTGCGGTTGCATGCATTGCTGCATACGCGCGCCGATATCAGTACGCTGTTCAGTTTTACACGTGCCTATTTTCTGGTAGACATGGAAACGCCGTCGTCCTATGTCTCCTTCCTGCAAACGCTGATGCCGGCCAAACCCAAGGCAGAGCTATACACGGCCATCGGGCTGCAAAAACAGGGCAAGACGCTGTTCTACCGCGACTTTCTGCATCACCTTACCCATTCGACCGATACCTTCGACATTGCCCCGGGTATTGAGGGGATGGTCATGACGGTATTCACACTGGGCTCTTACCCCTATGTGTTCAAACTGATTCGCGACAAGATCCGCAAGGACGGGATGGAGCACAAGACCGTCAGACAGAAATACCAGATGGTCAAGCTGCATGATCGGGTCGGGCGCATGGCAGATACCTGGGAATATTCGCTGGTTGCCCTGCCGCGCCACCGGTTCTCCGAAGCCTTGCTCAAGGAGCTGCGCACCGAAGTCCCCAGCCTGATCGAAGAAACCGAAACGGCCATCGTCTTTCGGCATGTCTATATCGAACGCCGCATGACGCCGCTGAATCTGTATCTGAACCGGGCCAGCGATGCTGCGCTGGAAGATGCCGTCAGGGGTTATGGCGATGCCATCGCCGAACTGGCTGCGGCCAATATTTTTGCCGGCGACATGCTGTACAAGAACTTCGGCGTGACCCGTCTGGGACGCGTCGTGTTCTATGACTATGACGAAATCCAGCCGGTCACCGAAATGGTATTCCGACGGATCCCGCCTGCGCCCAACGAAGAAGCCGAGATGTCGGATGAACCGTGGTACGCCGTGCATCCCAATGACGTGTTCCCCGAAGAGTTCGAGCGCTTCCTGCTGGGCGACCCGCGCGTGCGCCGTGCCTTCCTGAAATACCACGCCCCGCTATTGGATTACCAATGGTGGCAGAACCGGCAGAGCCGGGTAGCCTCCGGTAAAATTGAAGATATTTTCCCGTACCCCGCCGAGCGCTGCCTGCATATTGCAGACGTGCCGCGGCAACCTAACTCATTAAAGGAATCGACATGA
- a CDS encoding isovaleryl-CoA dehydrogenase has product MTLPGLNFDLGQDLDMLRDAVADFASAEIAPRAAQLDRDDQFPMDLWKKFGDLGVLGMTVSEEYGGANLGYLAHMIVMEELSRASASVALSYGAHSNLCVNQLHRNGTEAQKQKYLPKLISGEHIGALAMSEPGAGSDVVSMKLRAEKKGDRYVLNGSKMWITNGPDADTLVVYAKTDPEAHAKGITAFIIEKGFKGFSVAQKLDKLGMRGSHTGELVFENCEVPEENILGQLNGGVKVLMSGLDYERAVLAGGPLGIMQAVMDITVPYVHDRKQFGQSIGQFQLIQGKMADLYTTLQASRAFCYTVGKHLDRLGAGHVREVRKDCAAVILYCAEKATWMAGEGIQILGGNGYINEYPTGRLWRDAKLYEIGAGTSEIRRMLIGRELFNETS; this is encoded by the coding sequence ATGACGCTTCCCGGTTTGAATTTTGATCTGGGCCAGGATCTGGATATGTTGCGCGATGCCGTAGCCGATTTTGCCAGTGCGGAAATCGCCCCACGTGCGGCCCAGCTGGATCGCGACGATCAATTCCCCATGGACCTGTGGAAAAAATTCGGCGACCTGGGCGTCCTTGGCATGACTGTCAGCGAAGAATATGGCGGCGCCAACCTTGGCTATCTGGCCCATATGATCGTCATGGAAGAGCTCTCTCGCGCCAGCGCCTCGGTGGCCCTGTCCTACGGTGCGCACTCCAATCTGTGTGTCAACCAGTTGCATCGCAATGGCACCGAAGCCCAAAAACAAAAATACCTGCCCAAACTTATTAGCGGTGAACATATCGGCGCCCTCGCCATGAGCGAGCCGGGCGCCGGCTCCGATGTGGTCAGCATGAAACTGCGCGCCGAGAAAAAAGGCGATCGCTATGTGCTCAATGGCAGCAAAATGTGGATCACCAACGGCCCGGACGCCGACACCCTGGTGGTGTATGCCAAGACCGATCCCGAAGCCCATGCCAAAGGCATCACCGCCTTTATCATCGAAAAAGGCTTCAAGGGTTTTTCGGTCGCGCAAAAGCTGGACAAACTGGGTATGCGCGGCAGCCATACCGGCGAACTGGTCTTTGAAAACTGCGAAGTGCCCGAAGAGAATATTCTTGGGCAACTCAATGGTGGCGTTAAGGTGCTGATGAGCGGCCTGGACTACGAACGTGCCGTGCTGGCCGGCGGCCCGCTGGGCATCATGCAGGCGGTGATGGACATTACCGTCCCTTACGTTCACGACCGCAAGCAGTTCGGTCAGTCTATCGGCCAGTTCCAGCTGATCCAGGGAAAAATGGCCGATTTGTACACCACCCTGCAGGCCAGCCGGGCGTTTTGCTACACCGTTGGCAAACATCTGGATCGCCTGGGTGCCGGTCACGTGCGCGAAGTGCGCAAGGACTGCGCCGCCGTGATCCTGTATTGCGCGGAAAAAGCCACCTGGATGGCCGGTGAAGGCATCCAGATTCTGGGCGGTAACGGTTACATTAACGAGTATCCCACGGGACGCCTGTGGCGCGATGCCAAGCTGTACGAGATCGGCGCTGGCACCAGTGAAATCCGCCGGATGCTCATCGGCCGAGAGCTGTTCAACGAAACAAGTTAA
- a CDS encoding MerR family transcriptional regulator: MNPRTWTISELAEEFNITPRTLRFYEDHRIVNPIRDGQKRIYTHRDRARLKLALRGKRLGLQLSEICSLIGMYEGPGSTQPQLQSYLTILTRHKQQLMQQKQDLDQTLAEIDEQEKNCLKLLGELDSTATPR; this comes from the coding sequence ATGAACCCACGCACCTGGACTATTTCCGAACTTGCGGAAGAATTTAATATCACCCCGCGCACTTTGCGTTTCTACGAAGATCACCGCATTGTCAATCCTATCCGCGACGGGCAAAAACGCATCTATACCCATCGGGACCGGGCACGCCTGAAACTGGCCTTGCGGGGCAAACGACTGGGCCTCCAGCTGTCCGAAATCTGTTCACTTATCGGCATGTACGAAGGTCCCGGCAGCACCCAGCCGCAATTGCAAAGCTACCTGACCATCCTCACCCGCCATAAACAGCAATTGATGCAGCAAAAGCAGGATCTGGACCAGACGCTGGCCGAAATTGACGAACAGGAAAAGAACTGCCTGAAACTGCTGGGCGAACTGGACTCCACTGCGACACCACGGTAA
- a CDS encoding MBL fold metallo-hydrolase, protein MNELEARLDYPFGDELPQPGQAREIAPGVKWIRMPLPFALDHINLWLLRDEVDGRQGWTIVDTGIAKPEVRALWETVFENELEGLPVLRLVVTHMHPDHIGLAAWICERWNAPLHISMTDFYVASLWSSQPAGGAGTGGDVAVAHFARHGLTDPDAQEQIRQRAKYYPSLVDGMPRRFVRMLGGEHLNIGGRQWDFIAGYGHAPEHISLFCPALNVLISGDMVLPRISTNVSVFDHEPDADPLKLYLQSLDSYQPLPEDTLVLPSHGRPFKRLHERLRQQQAHHAERLREVLQWCSEKPMSASDVVPLMFKRKLDLHQMTFAMGEALAHLHKLYHEGKLTRTEDDQGVFRFSAAA, encoded by the coding sequence ATGAACGAACTTGAAGCAAGACTGGATTATCCCTTCGGCGATGAGCTGCCACAACCTGGGCAGGCCAGGGAGATTGCCCCCGGCGTCAAATGGATTCGCATGCCTCTGCCGTTTGCGCTGGATCACATCAACTTGTGGTTATTGCGGGACGAGGTGGATGGTCGCCAGGGCTGGACGATCGTGGATACCGGCATTGCCAAGCCTGAAGTCCGGGCCTTGTGGGAAACCGTCTTTGAAAACGAACTGGAAGGCTTGCCGGTGCTGCGTCTGGTGGTCACTCATATGCATCCCGATCATATCGGTCTGGCGGCATGGATCTGTGAGCGCTGGAACGCGCCGCTGCATATCAGCATGACAGACTTTTATGTCGCCTCTCTATGGTCGTCACAACCGGCAGGCGGGGCAGGTACCGGTGGTGACGTGGCGGTCGCGCACTTTGCGCGTCATGGCCTGACCGATCCGGATGCACAGGAACAGATTCGCCAGCGTGCCAAGTATTATCCTTCGCTGGTTGACGGCATGCCGCGACGTTTTGTGCGGATGCTGGGTGGTGAGCATCTGAATATCGGGGGCCGCCAGTGGGATTTCATTGCAGGTTATGGCCATGCGCCCGAACACATCAGCCTGTTCTGCCCGGCGCTCAACGTGCTGATTTCCGGCGATATGGTGCTGCCGCGTATCTCGACCAACGTGAGCGTCTTCGATCATGAGCCTGATGCTGATCCGCTGAAGTTGTATCTGCAATCGCTGGACAGTTACCAGCCGCTGCCCGAGGACACGCTGGTGCTGCCCTCGCATGGCCGACCCTTCAAGCGGCTGCACGAGCGGCTGCGCCAGCAACAAGCCCATCATGCCGAGCGCCTGCGCGAAGTGTTGCAGTGGTGTAGCGAGAAACCGATGTCGGCATCGGACGTGGTGCCGCTGATGTTCAAACGCAAACTGGACCTGCATCAGATGACATTTGCCATGGGCGAGGCGCTGGCCCATCTGCATAAGCTTTATCATGAAGGTAAACTGACACGCACTGAGGATGACCAGGGGGTATTCAGGTTTTCTGCGGCGGCGTAG
- a CDS encoding flavin reductase family protein encodes MYFDMQALEAKNTYKLMGSVVLPRPIAWVVTQSEDGTYNAAPFSFFNVLSGDPPVVALGIGHHGDEKKDSLRNIERTGEFVINLVSASLLDAMNITATEYPYHIDELQEAGLATLPSEKVKPGRIADSPVALECRLWKEMDVDGKRSILLARVEGLHIDDAAVIDADKCYIDGNKLDLVGRMHGAGWYTHTRDSFQLDRIPYKKTES; translated from the coding sequence ATGTACTTCGATATGCAGGCCCTTGAGGCAAAAAATACCTACAAGCTTATGGGGAGCGTCGTGCTGCCTCGCCCTATCGCCTGGGTGGTCACCCAGTCCGAGGACGGTACCTACAACGCCGCGCCGTTTTCCTTTTTCAATGTGCTGTCCGGAGACCCGCCTGTCGTCGCGCTGGGGATTGGTCATCATGGTGATGAAAAGAAAGATAGCCTGCGCAATATTGAACGCACCGGCGAGTTTGTTATCAACCTGGTATCGGCCTCGCTGCTGGATGCCATGAATATCACCGCTACCGAATATCCCTATCACATAGACGAATTGCAGGAAGCCGGGCTGGCGACGCTGCCTTCGGAAAAGGTCAAACCTGGCCGGATTGCCGACAGTCCCGTGGCGCTGGAATGTCGTTTGTGGAAGGAAATGGATGTCGATGGCAAACGCAGTATTTTGCTTGCCCGGGTCGAGGGTCTGCATATAGACGATGCAGCCGTGATCGATGCCGATAAATGCTATATCGATGGCAACAAGCTGGATCTGGTTGGCCGCATGCATGGCGCCGGCTGGTATACGCATACCAGGGATTCGTTTCAGCTGGATCGTATTCCCTATAAAAAAACCGAGTCCTGA
- a CDS encoding glutathione S-transferase family protein — protein sequence MKLHWSPRSPFVRKVMIVLHETGQAEAVELVRTPVAMAEPNLSLIPDNPLIKLPTLVLDDGYSLFDSRVICEYLATRAAERGLALFPADPQQRLRVLRQQALGDGFMDALLLYRQERNKTEERQTPAWLSAFALKTEATLNFLQANVSALDQGGFDMGAITIGCALSYLDYRFADLDWRQRAPDLARWHADVFVCRPSVVCTEPDETP from the coding sequence ATGAAACTGCATTGGTCACCTCGCTCGCCGTTCGTGCGCAAAGTAATGATTGTTCTTCACGAAACCGGCCAGGCCGAGGCCGTTGAACTGGTTCGTACACCAGTTGCCATGGCGGAACCGAATCTGAGCCTGATTCCCGACAATCCGTTGATCAAGTTGCCCACCCTCGTGCTGGATGATGGTTACAGCCTGTTTGACTCTCGCGTCATCTGCGAATATCTGGCCACACGTGCCGCAGAGCGAGGTCTGGCGCTGTTTCCTGCAGATCCGCAGCAGCGCTTGCGTGTGTTAAGGCAGCAGGCATTGGGCGATGGTTTTATGGATGCGTTGCTGCTGTATCGCCAGGAGCGCAATAAGACGGAAGAAAGACAGACGCCGGCCTGGCTAAGTGCGTTCGCGCTTAAAACCGAAGCGACCCTCAACTTTCTGCAGGCGAACGTGAGCGCGCTTGACCAAGGTGGGTTTGATATGGGGGCGATCACAATAGGCTGCGCGCTTTCCTATCTTGACTACCGGTTTGCTGATCTGGACTGGCGCCAGCGCGCGCCTGATCTGGCACGCTGGCATGCCGACGTATTCGTATGCCGACCTTCCGTGGTCTGCACCGAGCCAGACGAAACGCCGTGA